One Cucurbita pepo subsp. pepo cultivar mu-cu-16 chromosome LG20, ASM280686v2, whole genome shotgun sequence genomic window carries:
- the LOC111782897 gene encoding lysine-specific demethylase JMJ705-like, which translates to MAATALAAEPPQEVFSWLKTLPLAPEYHPTLAEFQDPISYIFKIEKEASKFGICKIVPPVSPSPKKTVIVNFNRSLAARAPCSDTSDSKSPPTFTTRQQQIGFCPRKTRPVQKSVWQSGEYYTFQQFEAKAKSFEKSYLKKCAKKGGLSPLEIETLYWRATLDKPFSVEYANDMPGSAFVPVNAKMLREAGEGTTLGETAWNMRGVSRAKGSLLKFMKEEIPGVTSPMVYVAMMFSWFAWHVEDHDLHSLNYLHMGAGKTWYGVPRDAAVAFEEVVRVQGYGGEINPLVTFAVLGEKITVMSPEVLVSAGVPCCRLVQNAGEFVVTFPRAYHTGFSHGFNCGEAANIATPEWVRLAKDAAIRRASINYPPMVSHFQLLYDLALSSRSPLCTGAEPRSSRLKNKRKSEGEAVIKELFVQNIIENNSLLDILGRGASVVLLPPGSSDSIYSRLRIGSHLRAKSRFPVGFCSSKEETKSSQSFDYDNLTLENSQGMNQVKGFYSANRLYSTLSERNTENLCDSRSKTSNGSNEQGGNVLSDGLSDQRLFSCVTCGILSFACVAIVQPREQAARYLMSADCSFFNDWAVGSGIAIRDGHAVSSQQISNSGKRDTCVSDGLYDVPVQAVNRQLPIADESYKANLSTEKRNETSALGMLALAYGLSSDSEEDNAEADAALNPGDAKLTVCSSGNQYQYDNSGLTSSENCKNTATLDHNASSFGVNATDQMHFQINDYEEFGQARCSSESEMDGIGSTKKNGLSPRYQDLHVNDRSSLDADTEKPTFGESTEPVEIENMPFAPDIDEDSSRLHVFCLEHAKEVEQQLRPIGGAHILLLCHPDYPKMEAEAKLVAQELSVDHVWTDTTFRGATEDEERRIQLALDSEEAIPGNGDWAVKLGINLFYSANLSHSPLYSKQMPYNSVIYNAFGRSATPNASGKPKVYQRRTAGKLKRIVAGKWCGKVWMSNQVHSLLAKRDPQQEDVDVFHSWTMPDEKFDRKSENVRKTETVMVNRKSAGKRKMTRGSGTAKKVKPRESEDMVSDDSVEDCVDQHHKIHRNKRYKFVEINDAMSDDSVEDDSCGKHGGVSISKGVTYCRTYDTGSEDSLRDRRNQQHRGFSGFKLPKWGEIEPAVSDDSLEHDSSRHREQHIRIPRSKQTNVLKKNVVSHDIRDDSFLWHHQRTSRSKKAKSIESEDVVSEDSVENDSHQNRSRPQRKPAKPTAREDVFSDYPDDPDEDDNPLLQHRRNMQFNTSDNQLDDSINQYRRRVLRSKPVKAETISQMKQEILRSAKRGASQTLKEEFAQSLKCGGRHTSNLETPQPRIQHATNRHGKQAKRTCKSTDLESENEQPGGPSTRLRKRTLKPTKLSETKLKDKKPISKKKVKNSSSLKTPAGRRDSKAAGDEESEYLCDIEGCNMSFGSKQELVVHKRNVCPVKGCGKKFFSHKYLVQHRRVHMDDRPLKCPWKGCKMTFKWAWARTEHIRVHTGARPYVCAEPGCGQTFRFVSDFSRHKRKTGHSTKKGR; encoded by the exons ATGGCAGCCACGGCTCTGGCGGCGGAGCCGCCGCAAGAGGTATTTTCCTGGCTCAAAACCCTACCTCTGGCTCCTGAATACCACCCGACTTTGGCAGAGTTTCAAGATCCAATTTCATACATTTTCAAGATCGAAAAAGAGGCTTCCAAGTTTGGTATCTGCAAAATTGTGCCCCCTGTATCTCCATCACCGAAGAAAACTGTAATTGTCAATTTCAATAGGTCGCTTGCAGCTCGTGCCCCCTGTTCTGACACGAGCGATTCCAAGTCTCCGCCTACATTCACTACTCGACAACAACAGATCGGGTTTTGCCCGCGTAAAACTCGGCCGGTTCAGAAATCAGTGTGGCAGAGCGGCGAGTACTACACATTTCAGCAATTTGAAGCTAAGGCGAAGAGCTTTGAGAAGAGCTATTTGAAGAAATGTGCGAAGAAAGGGGGGCTTTCGCCTTTAGAAATCGAGACGCTCTATTGGAGAGCCACTTTGGACAAGCCGTTTTCAGTGGAATATGCGAACGACATGCCTGGTTCTGCTTTTGTGCCGGTAAATGCAAAAATGCTTCGGGAGGCAGGGGAAGGAACAACGCTTGGGGAGACGGCATGGAACATGAGGGGGGTGTCTAGGGCGAAGGGGTCTCTATTGAAGTTTATGAAGGAAGAGATTCCAGGAGTTACTTCGCCAATGGTGTACGTAGCTATGATGTTTAGCTGGTTCGCTTGGCATGTAGAAGACCATGACTTGCATAGCTTAAATTATCTGCATATGGGGGCGGGAAAGACATGGTATGGCGTACCTAGAGATGCTGCTGTGGCGTTTGAGGAGGTTGTAAGGGTTCAGGGATACGGAGGAGAAATCAATCCCCTTG TCACTTTTGCTGTTCTTGGTGAGAAGATCACTGTGATGTCACCTGAAGTTCTAGTTAGCGCTGGAGTTCCATGTTGCAG GTTAGTGCAAAATGCTGGTGAATTTGTTGTCACTTTTCCTCGGGCTTATCATACAGGTTTCAGTCATG GGTTTAACTGTGGGGAGGCAGCCAATATTGCAACTCCAGAATGGGTAAGGCTTGCTAAAGATGCTGCAATTCGTAGAGCTTCGATCAATTATCCTCCGATGGTCTCTCATTTTCAGTTGCTATACGATCTTGCTTTAAGTTCCAG ATCACCTCTGTGCACGGGTGCTGAACCAAGAAGTTCAcgactaaaaaataaaagaaagagtgaAGGGGAAGCAGTTATAAAAGAGTTATTTGTACAGaatattatagaaaataacaGCCTGCTGGACATTCTTGGAAGAGGAGCGTCGGTTGTACTTCTTCCCCCAGGTTCTTCAGATTCTATTTATTCGAGACTGCGCATTGGATCCCACCTGAGAGCAAAATCTAGATTTCCTGTTGGTTTTTGCAGTTCTAAGGAAGAAACCAaatcttctcaaagttttGATTATGATAATCTCACACTAGAAAATAGCCAGGGAATGAATCAAGTTAAAGGTTTCTATTCAGCTAACAGGCTGTATTCTACTCTCTCTGAAAGAAACACGGAGAATTTATGTGATTCAAGGTCGAAGACTTCGAATGGCAGCAACGAACAAGGTGGTAATGTTCTTAGTGATGGATTATCAGATCAAAGGCTGTTTTCTTGTGTCACATGTGGCATTTTAAGCTTTGCCTGTGTAGCCATCGTCCAACCGAGAGAACAAGCTGCTAGGTACCTTATGTCAGCTGACTGTAGCTTCTTTAATGATTGGGCTGTTGGTTCTGGGATTGCTATTAGAGATGGGCATGCAGTTAGCTCTCAGCAGATTAGTAATAGTG GAAAAAGAGATACGTGTGTTTCTGATGGTTTGTACGACGTCCCAGTCCAGGCTGTCAATCGCCAGCTTCCAATTGCAGATGAAAGTTACAAAGCTAATCTAAGTACTGAAAAACGGAATGAGACTTCTGCCCTTGGCATGCTCGCATTGGCATATGGACTTTCTTCCGATTCTGAGGAGGACAATGCTGAAGCAGATGCTGCTTTAAATCCCGGCGATGCTAAACTAACGGTTTGTTCTTCAGGAAACCAATATCAGTATGACAATTCTGGTCTTACTTCTAGTGAAAATTGCAAAAATACTGCAACTTTGGATCACAATGCCTCGTCATTTGGCGTTAATGCTACAGATCAAATGCACTTCCAAATTAATGACTATGAAGAATTTGGACAAGCTAGATGTTCTTCAGAGTCTGAAATGGATGGCATAGGTTCAACTAAGAAAAATGGCTTGTCGCCTAGATATCAAGATTTGCATGTGAACGACAGATCTTCCTTAGACGCTGATACTGAAAAACCAACGTTTGGCGAATCCACGGAACCGGTGGAGATTGAGAATATGCCATTTGCTCCAGATATTGATGAAGACTCCTCTAGGTTGCATGTATTCTGCCTAGAGCACGCAAAAGAAGTGGAACAACAACTTCGACCAATTGGAGGAGCGCACATTCTTTTACTCTGTCATCCAG ACTACCCGAAGATGGAGGCAGAAGCAAAATTGGTGGCACAAGAATTAAGTGTGGACCATGTGTGGACCGATACGACGTTCAGAGGTGCCACCGAAGATGAAGAAAGGAGAATTCAGTTAGCTTTAGATAGTGAGGAAGCCATTCCAGGTAATGGAGATTGGGCTGTAAAGTTGGGAATAAATCTGTTTTACAGTGCCAACCTTAGTCACTCTCCTCTTTATAGTAAGCAGATGCCATACAATTCTGTTATTTATAATGCATTTGGCCGTAGTGCTACTCCCAACGCTTCTGGTAAGCCGAAAGTCTATCAAAGAAGGACTGCTGGCAAGTTGAAACGAATAGTTGCAGGGAAATGGTGTGGGAAAGTCTGGATGTCGAATCAAGTTCATTCTTTGCTAGCAAAGCGAGATCCTCAACAAGAAGATGTAGACGTCTTCCATTCTTGGACAATGCCGGATGAGAAGTTTGACAGGAAATCGGAAAATGTCCGTAAAACTGAGACTGTTATGGTGAATAGAAAATCCGCTGGCAAGAGAAAAATGACTCGTGGGAGCGGAACAGCTAAAAAAGTGAAACCTCGAGAGTCAGAGGACATGGTTTCAGATGATTCAGTCGAAGATTGTGTCGATCAGCATCATAAGATTCATCGGAACAAGCGATACAAATTTGTTGAGATCAATGATGCTATGTCGGATGATTCTGTTGAGGATGATTCTTGTGGAAAACATGGAGGAGTTTCCATTAGCAAGGGAGTGACATATTGTCGAACGTATGACACCGGTTCAGAGGACTCTCTCAGAGATCGTCGTAATCAGCAGCACAGAGGGTTCTCTGGATTCAAGCTGCCGAAATGGGGTGAGATAGAACCCGCAGTTTCTGATGATTCCTTAGAGCACGATTCTTCTCGGCATCGTGAGCAACATATAAGGATTCCAAGAAGCAAGCAAACCAATGTTCTTAAGAAGAACGTCGTTTCACATGATATACGGGACGATAGTTTTCTTTGGCATCATCAAAGGACTTCCAGAAGCAAGAAGGCGAAATCAATCGAGAGTGAAGATGTCGTTTCAGAGGACTCCGTTGAAAATGATTCTCATCAGAATAGAAGTAGACCTCAACGGAAACCAGCCAAACCCACGGCGAGGGAAGACGTATTCTCAGACTATCCAGACGATCCAGACGAAGATGATAATCCTCTTCTGCAGCATAGAAGAAACATGCAATTCAATACATCAGATAACCAACTTGATGATAGTATTAATCAATACCGGAGGAGAGTACTCCGAAGTAAGCCAGTCAAGGCCGAGACAATTTCTCAAATGAAACAAGAGATCCTGCGATCTGCGAAGCGAGGAGCCTCGCAGACtttgaaagaagaatttgCTCAATCCTTAAAATGTGGAGGCCGCCATACCTCAAACTTAGAGACCCCTCAGCCAAGAATACAACATGCCACTAATCGGCACGGTAAGCAAGCTAAGAGGACTTGTAAATCGACCGATTTGGAATCAGAAAACGAGCAACCAGGTGGACCTAGCACACGTCTTCGAAAAAGAACTCTAAAGCCTACTAAACTTTCAGAAACGAAACTGAAAGATAAAAAACCAATTAGCAAGAAAAAGGTGAAGAATAGTTCATCTTTGAAGACTCCAGCAGGCCGTAGAGATTCAAAAGCAGCAGGGGATGAGGAATCAGAATATCTTTGCGACATCGAGGGTTGCAATATGAGTTTCGGTTCAAAACAAGAACTCGTCGTGCACAAACGAAATGTTTGTCCTGTCAAAGGGTGTGGGAAGAAGTTCTTCTCACACAAGTACCTCGTGCAGCATCGTCGAGTCCACATGGACGACCGTCCCCTTAAATGTCCATGGAAGGGCTGCAAGATGACATTCAAATGGGCATGGGCACGAACAGAACATATTCGTGTTCATACAGGTGCCCGACCTTACGTTTGCGCTGAACCAGGATGTGGTCAGACATTCAGATTCGTTTCGGATTTCAGTCGTCACAAGCGGAAGACTGGACATTCAACAAAGAAAGGTAGATGA